The genomic interval CGCTGAAATACTTCGCACCCTCAAGGATTATTACCGGAATATTTGCCAGTGTTTCCACGTTGTTTATATTCGTTGGCTTTCCCCACAATCCGCTTACCGCAGGAAAAGGAGGACGCGGACGCGGCATCCCGCGTTCACCTTCAATAGAAGCAATCAATGCCGTCTCCTCGCCGCATACAAATGCACCTGCACCCATTTTTACTTCTATATCGAAATGGAATCCGCTCCCTAATATATTCTCCCCCAACAATCCAAGTGACCGGGCATCGCCTATGGCTATCTTCACATGTTCCACGGCAATAGGATATTCTTCCCGCACATAGATTATCCCCTTCCCGGAACCTATAGCATAACCGCAAATCAACATCCCTTCAATTACAGAATGAGGGTCTCCCTCAAGCACCGCACGGTCCATAAATGCACCAGGATCCCCTTCGTCTCCGTTACAGATAACATATTTCTCGTCACCCACGGCATTTTTTGCAGACTCCCACTTCTTCCCCGTCGGAAATCCGGCCCCGCCACGTCCCCGCAGACCGGATGCCTTCACCTCTTCAATTACTTTGTCAGGGGACATGCCGGAAAGTACTTTCTCAAGGGCGACATACCCATTCCTCAAAATGTATTCACTTATCTTTTTCGGGTCGATTACCCCGCAGTTCCTTAATACAATCTTTTTCTGCTTTTTGTAAAAGGATATGTCTTTCCGGTAGGGTACCCGTTTTCCATCTTCCGTGCAGCAAAGCCTTTCAATGATTTCCTCCTTAAGGACTGTCCTGGAAACTATCTCATGCACGTCACTCTCCGTGACCCTGCCGTAAAATACCCCCATTGGCTCTACCGTTACTACAGGCGCCCTTGTACACAATCCCTGACAGCCGGTATCCACCACTTCCACCCTGTCTTTAAGGGACTGCATCTCAATTTCCGCCTGAAAGGTTTTGTACACTTCCCAGGCCCCCAACGCCCGGCAACCTGTCGTACAAATTAAAATACGTATTTTCTCCCCGCTGCTTTTTTCCGCTTCCAAAGATTTTCTATACCTTTTCAGGGCATCAATGCTATTCAATTTTTCCATTAACACTTCTCCTCCATTCCTAATAGAAATGTTGAATTTTAAATTCTGAATTCTGAATTAAAATTAATTTAATATTGTAACTGTTTAGTGTAATCTATTTAACTACCGAAGCACAACTCG from Candidatus Kuenenia stuttgartiensis carries:
- a CDS encoding NuoF family protein is translated as MEKLNSIDALKRYRKSLEAEKSSGEKIRILICTTGCRALGAWEVYKTFQAEIEMQSLKDRVEVVDTGCQGLCTRAPVVTVEPMGVFYGRVTESDVHEIVSRTVLKEEIIERLCCTEDGKRVPYRKDISFYKKQKKIVLRNCGVIDPKKISEYILRNGYVALEKVLSGMSPDKVIEEVKASGLRGRGGAGFPTGKKWESAKNAVGDEKYVICNGDEGDPGAFMDRAVLEGDPHSVIEGMLICGYAIGSGKGIIYVREEYPIAVEHVKIAIGDARSLGLLGENILGSGFHFDIEVKMGAGAFVCGEETALIASIEGERGMPRPRPPFPAVSGLWGKPTNINNVETLANIPVIILEGAKYFSAIGTESSKGTKIFALAGSVNNTGLVEVPMGTTLRELVFEIGGGIPRRRQFKAAQMGGPSGGCVPEQYLDTPIDYESVKEVGAIMGSGGLIIMDETTSMVEIARYFMEFCQNESCGKCTPCRVGTKRMLEILTRIANGEGEREDIGLLEELAEATRTSSLCGLGQTSANPVVSTLQYFKNEYEENIAKKASA